The following coding sequences are from one Desulfosoma caldarium window:
- a CDS encoding (Fe-S)-binding protein — protein MEPLLLTKRERRKLASQYAELCLTCGTCAGGCPVTGVDGLDVRKVVRLAVLGLDQEVVDSKFPWVCTLCGRCEHACPMNIDLLKLLRSARAMRERDKVPGVLHKGVEMCLKTGNNVGIPEEDFRYLLEDLAAELAEELPGFEVPIDKKGAKYLFTINSKEPFAEPEDMMFWWRILYAANESWTVASKNWEGVNWGLFTGDDAAMKEIVGRIVQNYKELECEYLVLPEUGHAYYATRLGLQMWFADEGVKFVSVHDLLKQYLEEGRIKVDKSIHHELTTYHDPCNYGRKSERAFGHGYYEEPRWVVQQCCENFVEMYPNRANNFCCGAGGGAWASPYVEERIFYGRVKAKQIKDTGAKLLIAPCHNCRDQIMKSLRKEYDFMDVEVKYLWELVADSLIIEPREEAQERE, from the coding sequence ATGGAGCCGTTGCTGTTGACGAAACGAGAAAGGCGCAAGCTGGCGAGCCAATATGCCGAGCTGTGCCTGACGTGCGGCACCTGTGCCGGCGGGTGTCCCGTCACAGGGGTGGACGGCCTGGATGTGCGCAAGGTGGTGCGTTTAGCCGTTCTAGGCCTGGACCAGGAGGTGGTGGATTCCAAGTTTCCGTGGGTCTGCACCTTGTGTGGTCGGTGTGAGCATGCGTGTCCCATGAACATTGATTTGTTGAAGCTGTTGCGGTCTGCCCGTGCCATGCGTGAACGGGACAAAGTGCCGGGCGTGTTGCACAAAGGTGTGGAGATGTGCCTTAAGACCGGCAACAACGTGGGGATTCCCGAGGAAGATTTCCGGTATCTTCTGGAAGACTTGGCTGCCGAACTGGCCGAGGAGCTGCCCGGTTTTGAAGTGCCCATTGACAAGAAGGGGGCTAAATATCTGTTCACCATCAATTCCAAGGAGCCCTTTGCGGAACCCGAAGACATGATGTTCTGGTGGCGCATTCTTTACGCCGCCAATGAATCATGGACGGTGGCGTCCAAAAACTGGGAAGGGGTCAACTGGGGCTTATTTACGGGCGACGATGCGGCCATGAAGGAAATCGTCGGGCGCATCGTGCAAAACTACAAGGAACTCGAGTGCGAGTACCTGGTCTTACCTGAATGAGGGCACGCCTATTATGCGACCAGGCTTGGTCTGCAAATGTGGTTTGCCGATGAAGGCGTGAAGTTTGTCAGCGTTCATGATCTCCTGAAGCAGTACCTGGAAGAAGGCCGCATCAAGGTAGATAAGTCCATTCACCATGAACTGACCACTTACCATGACCCCTGCAACTATGGGCGTAAAAGCGAGCGGGCCTTCGGGCATGGCTATTACGAAGAACCTCGGTGGGTGGTGCAACAGTGCTGTGAAAATTTCGTGGAGATGTACCCGAATCGGGCCAACAATTTTTGTTGTGGCGCAGGCGGCGGGGCCTGGGCGTCTCCGTACGTGGAAGAGCGCATCTTTTATGGTCGTGTAAAGGCCAAGCAGATTAAAGACACCGGAGCCAAGTTGCTCATCGCCCCCTGTCACAACTGCCGCGACCAGATCATGAAGAGTTTGCGCAAAGAGTATGATTTCATGGACGTGGAAGTGAAATACCTGTGGGAATTGGTGGCGGATTCGCTCATCATTGAGCCTCGAGAGGAGGCGCAAGAGCGAGAATAA
- a CDS encoding NAD(P)-binding protein has product MNSNGTSTPLIGSVLVVGGGIAGMQSALDLAEMGYYVYLVEKEASIGGVMAQLDKTFPTNDCAMUIISPKLVEVGRHLNIEILTLSEVEALEGEPGNFRVKIRQKPRFIDVDKCTGCGECARVCPVGLKNEYDMGLSERRAAYRRYAQAVPGAFAIEKRGTSPCKATCPAHISVQGYVALAAQGRYREALELIKKDNPLPAICGRVCHHPCETACRRGTVDEPVAIDFIKRYIADLDLKAETRFVPDIKVKRDEKVAIIGSGPAGLTCAYYLAQEGYGVTVFEKLPVLGGMLTVGIPSYRLPREIVEAEIQVIREMGVEFKTGVEIGKDITIGQLREQGYKAFFIGIGAHECKKLGIEGEDLEGVIPGVRFLRDVNLGERIYLGDRVAVVGGGNVAMDCVRTALRTGSTKPFIVYRRSVAEMPANEEEIEECREEGIEILTLTNPVRILGEDGKVKGIECVKMALGEPDASGRRRPVAIPGSNFILEVDAVIAAIGQETDWACLTPECACSLSDWRTLKVDPVTLQSDDPDIFAGGDAVTGPRTVIEAIAAGKEAAISIDRFLRGEDLKKGREKRWEAVQDVPTEGYDRMPRERMPRLSPEERRGNFNEVQLGFSEEQVRREAQRCLNCGVCSECYRCVDACLANAVVHEDQERVRELQVGAVILAPGFEPFDPSLYDTYGYKRLANVMTAMEFERLLSASGPTMGHVVRPSDHKEPKKIAWLQCVGSRDIHHCDHAYCSAVCCMYAIKEAVIAKEHVGKDLEAAIFYMDMRTHGKDFERYYNRAMEEHGVRFIRSRVHSLEEVPGSGGDVEVRYVTEDGRVVSEVFDLVVLSVGLQTPAHAKTLADRLNVRLNEDLFAEHSSFDPVAGSRPGVFVCGAFQGPKDIPQSVMEASAAAAAAGRLLGAVRGTLVKEKEIPAQRDVYGEPPRIGVFVCHCGINIAGVVDVKAVAEYAKSLPYVEYVADNLYTCSQDTQEVMKKVIREHQLNRIVVAACTPRTHEPLFQETMADAGLNKYLFEMANIRNHDSWVHSMDPALATEKAKDLVRMAVAKVALLEPLSEPELSVTRRALVLGGGVSGMTAALSLADQGYPVDLVESGAQLGGQALNLNHTWRGEDIQKHVAQLQQRVLQHPNITVHLQARLTHVDGFVGNFKSVIQNGAEPVTVEHGVAVIATGGREFKPDEYLYGQDSRVLTHLELDQKLRAQDPAIEKAQSVVFIQCVGSREPQRPYCSRVCCTHTIQSALEIKKRNPDAEVYVLYRDIRTYGERERLYQEARRAGVLFIRYSLEDKPKVVQADGRLTVTVTDHILRRPVVLPADVVTLATAIVPNADEALAQLFKVPMNEDGFLIEAHAKLRPVDFATDGVFLCGLAHYPKPLEESIAQAQAAAARAATLLARDRIHFPGTVARTNPFLCSACGTCVAICPYSAPRFNERGVAEINPALCKGCGLCVASCRSGAIQLQGFDDAQILTMIDSL; this is encoded by the coding sequence GGAAGCCCTGGAGGGGGAGCCCGGGAATTTTCGGGTGAAAATACGGCAGAAGCCGCGTTTCATTGATGTGGACAAATGCACGGGCTGCGGGGAATGCGCTCGGGTGTGTCCTGTGGGCTTGAAAAACGAGTATGACATGGGTTTGAGCGAGCGGCGGGCGGCGTACCGCCGGTACGCTCAAGCGGTACCTGGGGCTTTTGCCATTGAAAAGCGCGGAACGTCTCCGTGCAAAGCCACCTGTCCGGCGCACATTTCGGTTCAGGGCTACGTGGCTCTGGCGGCCCAGGGCCGGTATCGCGAGGCTTTGGAACTCATCAAGAAGGACAATCCGCTTCCGGCCATTTGCGGCCGGGTGTGCCACCATCCTTGTGAGACGGCGTGTCGGCGAGGCACGGTGGATGAGCCGGTGGCCATTGATTTTATCAAGCGCTACATCGCCGATTTGGATCTCAAAGCCGAAACCCGGTTTGTGCCGGACATTAAGGTGAAGCGGGACGAAAAGGTGGCCATTATTGGATCCGGCCCTGCGGGGTTGACCTGCGCCTATTACCTGGCTCAGGAAGGCTATGGGGTGACGGTGTTTGAAAAGCTGCCGGTTCTCGGGGGCATGCTGACGGTGGGCATTCCGTCCTACCGGCTGCCTCGGGAGATCGTTGAAGCGGAAATCCAGGTCATTCGCGAGATGGGGGTGGAATTTAAAACCGGCGTGGAGATCGGCAAGGATATCACCATCGGGCAGCTGCGCGAGCAGGGCTACAAGGCGTTTTTTATCGGCATTGGAGCGCATGAGTGCAAGAAGCTGGGCATCGAGGGTGAGGATCTGGAAGGGGTGATTCCGGGCGTGCGGTTCCTGCGGGACGTGAACCTGGGGGAACGCATCTATTTGGGCGACCGCGTGGCGGTTGTGGGTGGCGGGAACGTGGCCATGGACTGTGTGCGCACGGCTTTGCGCACGGGATCCACGAAGCCCTTTATTGTTTATCGACGAAGCGTAGCGGAGATGCCGGCCAATGAGGAAGAGATCGAGGAGTGCCGCGAGGAAGGCATCGAGATTCTCACCCTCACCAATCCCGTGCGGATCCTTGGGGAAGACGGCAAGGTCAAGGGCATCGAATGTGTCAAGATGGCCCTTGGAGAACCGGATGCCAGCGGAAGGCGCCGACCTGTAGCGATTCCGGGATCCAACTTTATTCTGGAAGTGGATGCGGTGATTGCGGCCATCGGCCAGGAGACGGACTGGGCGTGTCTGACGCCGGAATGTGCCTGCTCGCTCAGTGACTGGCGAACCCTCAAGGTGGATCCGGTGACCTTGCAGTCGGACGATCCGGACATTTTTGCCGGAGGCGATGCGGTGACGGGGCCGCGCACGGTCATTGAAGCCATTGCGGCGGGGAAAGAGGCGGCCATTTCCATTGATCGGTTTTTGCGCGGTGAGGATTTGAAGAAGGGGCGCGAAAAGCGCTGGGAAGCGGTGCAGGATGTGCCGACGGAAGGCTACGATCGCATGCCTCGAGAGCGCATGCCGCGGCTGAGTCCCGAGGAGCGGCGGGGCAATTTCAACGAAGTGCAGTTGGGTTTCAGCGAAGAGCAGGTGCGCCGCGAAGCGCAACGGTGCCTGAACTGCGGCGTTTGTTCGGAATGTTACCGCTGCGTGGACGCCTGTTTGGCCAACGCCGTGGTGCATGAGGACCAAGAAAGGGTTCGAGAGCTTCAGGTGGGGGCGGTGATTTTGGCGCCCGGTTTTGAACCGTTTGATCCCAGCCTCTATGACACGTACGGCTATAAGCGGCTGGCCAACGTGATGACGGCCATGGAATTCGAGCGGCTTCTTTCGGCCTCGGGTCCCACCATGGGCCATGTGGTGAGGCCGTCGGACCACAAGGAACCCAAAAAGATCGCGTGGCTGCAGTGCGTTGGATCCCGAGACATTCACCACTGCGACCATGCGTACTGTTCGGCCGTCTGCTGCATGTACGCCATCAAGGAAGCGGTCATCGCCAAGGAGCATGTGGGCAAAGATCTGGAGGCGGCCATTTTTTACATGGACATGCGCACGCACGGCAAAGACTTTGAGAGGTACTACAACCGAGCTATGGAAGAGCACGGGGTGCGCTTCATTCGCTCCCGTGTCCACAGCTTGGAAGAAGTGCCGGGCAGTGGCGGGGACGTGGAAGTCCGTTACGTCACGGAAGACGGCCGGGTGGTCTCAGAAGTCTTTGATCTGGTGGTGTTGTCCGTGGGGCTGCAGACGCCCGCGCACGCCAAGACTTTGGCCGACCGGCTGAACGTTCGACTCAACGAGGATCTTTTCGCCGAACACTCTTCCTTTGACCCCGTGGCCGGTTCCCGACCCGGTGTCTTTGTGTGCGGGGCTTTTCAAGGCCCCAAAGACATACCCCAATCGGTCATGGAGGCCAGTGCGGCGGCGGCGGCCGCGGGAAGGCTTTTGGGAGCGGTGCGCGGCACGCTGGTCAAGGAAAAGGAAATTCCAGCTCAACGCGACGTCTACGGAGAACCTCCTCGCATCGGCGTCTTTGTATGCCATTGCGGCATCAACATTGCCGGCGTGGTGGATGTGAAGGCCGTGGCCGAATACGCCAAGTCCCTGCCGTATGTCGAGTACGTCGCAGACAACCTCTACACGTGTTCGCAGGACACGCAGGAAGTCATGAAAAAGGTCATTCGCGAACACCAGTTGAACCGCATTGTGGTGGCGGCCTGCACGCCCAGGACACATGAGCCGTTGTTTCAGGAAACCATGGCCGATGCCGGGTTGAACAAGTATTTGTTTGAAATGGCTAACATTCGCAACCACGATTCATGGGTGCACAGCATGGATCCGGCTCTGGCCACGGAAAAGGCCAAAGATCTGGTGCGCATGGCCGTGGCCAAGGTGGCCCTTTTGGAGCCGCTGTCGGAGCCAGAACTGTCCGTCACACGGCGCGCTTTGGTGCTCGGGGGCGGCGTTTCAGGAATGACGGCGGCCTTGAGTTTGGCCGATCAGGGCTACCCCGTGGATCTGGTGGAAAGTGGAGCGCAGCTGGGTGGTCAGGCTCTGAATCTGAACCACACGTGGCGCGGCGAAGACATTCAGAAACATGTCGCGCAGCTGCAGCAACGCGTTCTCCAACACCCCAACATCACGGTCCATCTGCAGGCGCGGCTGACCCACGTGGACGGTTTTGTGGGCAACTTTAAATCGGTGATCCAAAATGGCGCGGAACCCGTCACGGTGGAACACGGCGTGGCGGTCATCGCCACGGGCGGTCGGGAATTCAAGCCCGACGAGTATTTATACGGACAGGATTCAAGGGTGCTCACCCACCTGGAACTGGATCAAAAGCTGCGCGCGCAGGATCCGGCGATTGAAAAGGCTCAGTCTGTGGTCTTCATTCAATGTGTGGGCAGCCGGGAGCCCCAGAGGCCCTATTGCAGTCGCGTGTGCTGCACCCACACCATCCAGAGCGCCTTGGAAATCAAGAAGCGCAACCCCGACGCGGAGGTCTACGTCCTGTATCGGGACATTCGAACCTACGGGGAGCGGGAGCGCCTCTATCAGGAGGCACGGCGAGCGGGGGTTCTGTTCATTCGGTACTCTTTGGAGGACAAACCCAAGGTGGTGCAGGCCGACGGCCGTCTGACCGTTACGGTCACCGACCACATTTTGCGACGCCCCGTGGTGTTGCCGGCCGATGTGGTCACCTTGGCCACGGCCATCGTGCCCAACGCCGATGAGGCTCTGGCCCAGCTCTTTAAAGTGCCCATGAACGAAGACGGCTTTCTCATTGAAGCCCACGCCAAGCTGCGCCCGGTGGATTTCGCCACGGACGGCGTGTTCCTCTGCGGCCTCGCTCATTATCCGAAGCCATTGGAGGAAAGCATTGCGCAAGCCCAGGCCGCGGCGGCGCGAGCGGCAACCCTTTTGGCCCGGGACCGGATTCACTTTCCGGGAACGGTAGCTCGAACCAATCCGTTCTTGTGCAGTGCGTGCGGCACCTGTGTGGCCATTTGTCCTTATTCGGCGCCTCGGTTCAATGAGCGCGGCGTGGCGGAGATCAATCCGGCCCTCTGTAAAGGATGCGGCTTGTGTGTGGCGTCGTGCCGCTCCGGAGCTATTCAGCTTCAAGGGTTCGATGATGCGCAAATCCTGACCATGATCGACAGCCTCTAA
- a CDS encoding 4Fe-4S dicluster domain-containing protein — MLTIYVPKEKMPLVIGRIMDRAQVFAPVKEGDAHRFRLVNRPHHVDLTYQNTRLSPKELMHPPAEAMFAYTLKKGDPKEGILEEIPKALGPRVVWGIRPCDAKAFQLVDVNFITDQYVDPWWQKRRQSTVLVGLGCHEPCSTCFCTSVGLGPFDRSALDVLMTECADGYLVEAVTEAGQALLADVPDGEPASEDHVSQARSIAEKAEKSLPRLFLTDPLRDKATNELFNAAFWEEVQFACINCGTCTFLCPTCWCFDIQDEVHRDEGVRVRLWDSCMFPLFTLHGSGHNPRNQKLQRVRQRFMHKFKYYVDKYGNGPACVGCGRCVQYCPVNIDIRRVASMMTASCVCPTT; from the coding sequence ATGCTGACAATCTACGTGCCCAAGGAAAAAATGCCCCTTGTCATCGGCCGCATCATGGACAGGGCTCAAGTCTTTGCGCCGGTCAAGGAAGGTGACGCTCATCGGTTTCGGCTCGTGAACCGTCCCCACCACGTGGATCTGACCTATCAAAACACGCGGCTTTCTCCCAAGGAATTGATGCATCCTCCGGCGGAAGCCATGTTTGCGTACACCCTGAAAAAGGGGGACCCCAAGGAAGGGATTTTGGAAGAGATTCCCAAAGCCTTGGGGCCTCGCGTGGTGTGGGGTATTCGCCCCTGCGACGCCAAGGCCTTTCAATTGGTGGATGTCAATTTCATCACCGATCAGTACGTGGATCCGTGGTGGCAGAAACGCCGTCAGTCCACTGTTCTCGTGGGCTTGGGCTGCCATGAACCCTGCAGCACCTGCTTTTGCACATCCGTGGGATTGGGGCCTTTTGACCGCAGCGCTCTGGACGTGCTCATGACCGAGTGTGCCGACGGCTATCTCGTGGAAGCTGTGACCGAAGCTGGCCAAGCCCTGTTGGCCGACGTGCCGGATGGGGAGCCGGCTTCCGAGGATCACGTCTCTCAAGCACGCAGCATCGCCGAAAAAGCCGAAAAGAGCCTTCCCCGGCTCTTTCTTACCGATCCCCTGCGGGACAAAGCCACCAACGAGTTATTTAATGCAGCCTTTTGGGAGGAAGTGCAGTTTGCATGCATCAACTGCGGCACCTGCACCTTTTTGTGCCCCACGTGTTGGTGCTTTGACATCCAAGACGAGGTGCATCGTGATGAAGGCGTGCGGGTGCGCCTGTGGGATTCATGCATGTTCCCCCTGTTCACTTTGCACGGATCTGGCCATAACCCGAGAAACCAAAAGCTGCAGCGAGTACGCCAGCGTTTTATGCACAAATTTAAGTACTATGTGGACAAATACGGCAATGGGCCGGCCTGTGTCGGCTGTGGCCGATGTGTTCAATACTGCCCCGTGAACATCGACATTCGACGGGTGGCGAGTATGATGACGGCGTCCTGCGTGTGCCCGACCACCTAG
- a CDS encoding FAD/NAD(P)-binding protein, with translation MKNPYLPYPVKIQEIITETQDRNLKTFKLAFLNPEDAASFDYRPGQFAELSVAGQGEVPIGIASSPTEKGLLMFTVNRVGRVTSYLHNMKPGDVMGVRGPLGNWYPWDEMKGQNVVIIGGGFAFTTLRSSIVWMLDPAHRGDYGEITVVYGARNPGMLLYKDELVAWEKRDDITMHLTVDATDDPQWKYNVGFVPAVTKEKAPSADNAYAIVCGPPIMIKFTLPVLADLGFPPDRIFTSLEMRMKCGIGMCGRCNIGTEYVCKDGPVFSMEKLASLPNEY, from the coding sequence GTGAAGAATCCCTATCTGCCCTATCCTGTGAAAATTCAAGAGATCATCACGGAAACTCAAGATCGGAACCTGAAAACCTTTAAGCTGGCGTTTCTCAATCCGGAGGATGCGGCGTCTTTTGACTATAGACCCGGACAATTCGCCGAACTGTCTGTGGCGGGTCAAGGGGAAGTGCCCATCGGCATCGCGTCGTCTCCCACCGAAAAGGGCTTACTCATGTTCACCGTCAACCGCGTGGGCCGCGTGACGAGTTACTTGCACAACATGAAACCGGGCGATGTTATGGGCGTGCGCGGTCCTTTGGGCAATTGGTATCCGTGGGACGAGATGAAAGGTCAAAACGTGGTCATCATCGGCGGCGGTTTCGCTTTCACCACCTTGCGTTCATCCATCGTGTGGATGCTGGACCCTGCCCATCGCGGAGACTATGGTGAGATCACGGTGGTCTACGGAGCCCGCAACCCCGGCATGCTGCTCTACAAGGACGAGCTGGTGGCCTGGGAGAAGCGCGACGACATTACCATGCATTTGACGGTGGACGCCACGGACGATCCCCAGTGGAAATACAACGTGGGGTTCGTGCCGGCCGTGACCAAGGAAAAGGCGCCTAGCGCGGACAACGCCTACGCCATCGTCTGCGGCCCGCCCATCATGATCAAATTCACGCTGCCCGTATTGGCCGATTTGGGATTTCCACCGGATCGCATTTTCACCAGTCTAGAAATGCGCATGAAGTGTGGCATCGGCATGTGCGGTCGCTGCAATATTGGCACGGAATACGTGTGTAAAGACGGCCCCGTGTTTTCCATGGAAAAACTGGCCTCCTTGCCCAACGAATACTAG
- a CDS encoding hydrogenase iron-sulfur subunit, with translation MNSWEPKIIAFLCNWCSYGAADLAGVSRLPYPANIRVIRVPCSGRINPKFILAALRHGADGVWVSGCHPGDCHYIEGNYYARRKFALLKNFLEYTGIEPGRLHFSWISSAEASKFAETAREVVEAVRSVGPARHFIKTKPMWDDVEAPVNAACQAEVG, from the coding sequence ATGAATTCCTGGGAACCCAAAATCATAGCATTTCTGTGTAACTGGTGCTCCTACGGCGCGGCGGATCTGGCCGGTGTCAGCCGGTTGCCGTATCCTGCGAACATTCGAGTGATTCGCGTGCCGTGCAGCGGCCGCATCAATCCCAAATTTATTCTGGCCGCGCTGCGCCACGGTGCCGATGGTGTGTGGGTGTCCGGTTGCCATCCGGGCGATTGCCACTACATCGAAGGCAACTATTATGCGCGGCGCAAGTTCGCTTTGCTCAAGAACTTCCTGGAATACACGGGCATTGAACCGGGACGCCTTCACTTTTCGTGGATTTCTTCGGCAGAGGCGTCCAAGTTTGCGGAGACGGCTCGAGAGGTGGTGGAAGCCGTGCGGTCCGTGGGTCCGGCCAGGCATTTTATCAAGACAAAACCGATGTGGGATGATGTCGAGGCGCCGGTGAATGCGGCCTGTCAAGCTGAGGTGGGATAG
- a CDS encoding 4Fe-4S dicluster domain-containing protein — MEAYTKKIREAAQRLLAEKKVDGVIGFRQGTIPMMSEPVFIRHVDQVNQLVWNSFCGVNLANYLVKRKDRVAVVAKGCDSRNIVLQIQENQFQRQQIYILGAPCHGMVDRRKVWAFLQGREPVQVTENGSQLQVSGKGFDEVLPRQEFLQENCRICTHRNPVLYDELLGEEVPEQSDVDRYEDVRRVEAMTPEERWRHFEDLLAPCIRCYACRNACPMCYCPTCFVDESRPQWVGKTLDATDTRTFHLLRAFHLAGRCTDCGACERACPMNIPVRQLTKKLEKDVKALYGYEAGLVVEGRPPLDTYRPDDPQDFIK, encoded by the coding sequence ATGGAGGCGTATACGAAGAAGATTCGAGAGGCGGCCCAACGGCTTCTTGCGGAGAAAAAAGTGGACGGTGTGATCGGCTTCCGTCAAGGCACGATCCCCATGATGAGCGAGCCCGTTTTCATTCGCCACGTTGACCAGGTCAACCAACTGGTGTGGAACAGCTTTTGCGGCGTCAATCTCGCCAATTACCTGGTCAAGCGCAAAGACCGTGTGGCCGTGGTGGCCAAGGGATGTGACAGTCGAAATATCGTCTTACAAATCCAAGAAAATCAATTCCAAAGACAGCAGATCTATATCCTGGGCGCACCGTGCCACGGCATGGTGGATCGGCGCAAGGTGTGGGCTTTTCTGCAAGGGCGGGAGCCTGTGCAGGTGACGGAAAACGGCTCCCAACTGCAGGTGTCGGGCAAAGGTTTTGACGAGGTGTTGCCTCGGCAGGAATTTCTTCAGGAAAATTGCCGCATCTGCACGCATCGCAACCCCGTCCTTTACGATGAACTTCTCGGGGAGGAAGTGCCGGAACAGAGCGATGTGGACCGCTATGAGGACGTGCGCCGCGTGGAGGCCATGACTCCCGAAGAGCGATGGCGCCACTTTGAAGATCTTCTGGCGCCGTGCATTCGCTGCTATGCGTGCCGCAATGCCTGCCCCATGTGTTACTGCCCCACCTGTTTCGTGGACGAATCCCGGCCTCAATGGGTGGGCAAGACCCTGGACGCCACGGACACTCGCACGTTTCATCTGCTGCGCGCGTTTCACCTGGCCGGACGATGCACGGACTGCGGCGCCTGCGAAAGGGCCTGCCCCATGAATATACCGGTTCGCCAATTGACCAAGAAGCTGGAAAAGGATGTGAAGGCCCTGTATGGCTATGAGGCCGGCCTGGTTGTGGAAGGGCGGCCGCCGTTGGATACTTACAGACCGGACGACCCGCAGGACTTTATCAAATGA
- a CDS encoding secondary thiamine-phosphate synthase enzyme YjbQ: MKRWSFQVKTSARSDAVDVTALVAEKVRESGIEDGICCVYVPHTTAGVTINEGADPAVMEDVLRTLDRLIPWKADYKHMEGNAAAHIKTTLTGSSVTVLVERGRLLLGTWQRIFLCDYDGPRTRTVQVVMQASRLTS; this comes from the coding sequence ATGAAGCGGTGGAGCTTTCAGGTGAAGACATCGGCGCGCAGTGACGCGGTGGACGTGACGGCCCTGGTGGCCGAAAAGGTTCGAGAAAGCGGCATAGAGGACGGCATCTGCTGCGTCTACGTCCCTCATACCACGGCGGGCGTGACCATCAACGAAGGGGCGGATCCGGCGGTCATGGAGGATGTGCTCCGCACGTTGGACCGCCTGATTCCATGGAAAGCCGACTACAAGCATATGGAAGGCAATGCGGCGGCCCACATTAAGACGACGCTCACAGGGTCCAGCGTGACCGTGCTTGTGGAGCGGGGACGACTTCTTCTCGGCACATGGCAAAGAATTTTTCTGTGCGACTACGACGGGCCAAGGACGCGAACGGTCCAGGTGGTCATGCAGGCATCCCGTCTCACCTCGTGA